From one Catellatospora sp. IY07-71 genomic stretch:
- a CDS encoding ABC transporter ATP-binding protein, with translation MPADALRATGIEAAYGPVRALFGVDLRVAPGELVGLCGPNGVGKSTLLRVLSGLHRPTAGRIELYGDDVTAVSAVRRVRLGLSTVVGQATFGSLSVLDNLRLHGYALPAAQVREAVDAALAVFPRLAQRAGQPASTLSGGERQMLALARALVQRPRVLLVDELSLGLAPIVVGGLLEMLRRLHATGMAILVVEQSVNVALSLVDRVYFMERGAIAAEHRPQELAARPELVRSLVLGGHA, from the coding sequence TTGCCGGCTGACGCGCTGCGCGCCACCGGGATCGAGGCCGCGTACGGCCCGGTCCGGGCGCTGTTCGGGGTGGACCTGCGGGTCGCGCCCGGTGAGCTGGTCGGCCTGTGCGGGCCGAATGGCGTCGGCAAGTCCACGCTGCTGCGGGTGCTGTCCGGCCTGCACCGGCCCACCGCGGGCCGCATCGAGCTGTACGGGGACGACGTCACCGCCGTCTCCGCCGTGCGCCGGGTGCGGCTCGGCCTGTCCACGGTCGTCGGGCAGGCCACGTTCGGCTCCCTGTCGGTGCTGGACAACCTGCGGCTGCACGGGTACGCCCTCCCGGCGGCTCAGGTCCGTGAAGCTGTGGACGCGGCGCTGGCGGTGTTCCCGCGTCTCGCGCAGCGGGCCGGGCAGCCCGCCTCCACCCTGTCCGGCGGCGAGCGGCAGATGCTCGCGCTGGCCAGGGCGCTGGTGCAGCGGCCGAGGGTGCTGCTCGTCGACGAGCTGTCCCTCGGGCTGGCCCCGATCGTGGTCGGCGGGTTGCTGGAGATGCTGCGGCGGCTGCACGCCACCGGCATGGCGATCCTGGTCGTCGAGCAGTCCGTCAACGTCGCCCTGTCCCTGGTGGACCGCGTGTACTTCATGGAGCGCGGCGCGATCGCCGCCGAGCACCGCCCGCAGGAGCTGGCCGCGCGCCCCGAGCTGGTCCGTTCCCTGGTGCTGGGCGGTCACGCATGA
- a CDS encoding WxL protein peptidoglycan domain-containing protein has product MAIWSRTAAVALAAALLAGALPAPAHAAGNGRWAVTPTPPANPGPAPRQYFFLESPPGQTVIDSVRVANLTDKPMTLRLYGADAFNTSSDGGFGLRPESERQQGIGAWTRLGLADVVVPAKRQADIPFTITVPANATPGDHVGGVVAAEAAPSGQLDSGGLAVGVTHAVAARVYLRVSGPTVPGLAVTELTADRAQLAYDLANTGNTHLLPDVAVTASGLFGHRVTAAGPGSRLDLVPGARTRLRAALAGVWPVDIVTTTVTVTAEGGVRATSSTTALVGVWPALAVLALLLAVAAVLLRRRRRARMPRPRGLA; this is encoded by the coding sequence ATGGCCATCTGGTCGCGCACCGCCGCGGTCGCCCTCGCCGCCGCGCTGCTCGCGGGGGCCCTGCCCGCGCCGGCCCACGCGGCGGGCAACGGCCGCTGGGCGGTCACCCCCACCCCGCCCGCCAACCCCGGCCCGGCCCCGCGCCAGTACTTCTTCCTCGAATCGCCACCCGGCCAGACCGTCATCGACTCGGTCCGCGTCGCCAACCTCACCGACAAACCGATGACCCTGCGCCTGTACGGGGCGGACGCGTTCAACACCAGCAGCGACGGCGGCTTCGGCCTGCGCCCGGAAAGCGAACGGCAGCAGGGCATCGGCGCCTGGACCCGGCTGGGCCTGGCCGACGTGGTGGTGCCCGCCAAACGGCAGGCCGACATCCCGTTCACCATCACCGTGCCCGCCAACGCCACCCCCGGCGACCACGTCGGCGGCGTGGTCGCCGCCGAGGCCGCGCCCAGCGGGCAGCTCGACTCCGGCGGCCTGGCCGTCGGCGTCACCCACGCCGTCGCGGCCCGCGTCTACCTGCGCGTCAGCGGCCCGACCGTGCCCGGCCTCGCCGTCACCGAACTCACCGCCGACCGCGCCCAGCTCGCCTACGACCTGGCCAACACCGGCAACACCCACCTGCTGCCCGACGTCGCCGTGACCGCCTCCGGCCTGTTCGGACACCGGGTCACCGCCGCCGGTCCCGGCTCGCGCCTCGACCTGGTCCCCGGCGCCCGCACCCGGCTGCGCGCCGCGCTGGCCGGCGTCTGGCCCGTCGACATCGTCACGACCACCGTCACCGTCACCGCCGAGGGCGGCGTCCGCGCCACGTCGAGCACCACGGCCCTCGTCGGGGTCTGGCCCGCCCTGGCCGTGCTGGCGCTGCTCCTGGCCGTCGCCGCCGTCCTGCTGCGCCGCCGCCGTCGCGCCCGCATGCCCCGCCCGCGAGGCCTGGCATGA
- a CDS encoding WxL domain-containing protein: protein MRRKWAVVTSSIAVVATLGLVQAPAQAYGPTANSLGCRLYFGDTGTGSSPTTWNDTFGLTLSPVTPAPGQTVTVTLTAATGPDNGPAPLSAGDVPVVVTVALGGSQSGTVTLNLAPYPATAKDPYTKLGAITATGTFTAGAAGAATATVTRVKFANATAATYCSNAGDRDHKAAPQASTIVESFTVFDGSATVTAVSGQTVTTHARAGNVISFSVSGLAPDATLTASLKDAAGAGTGEGTGTGSTAANGSGTGTITVPADATTGVRSLAVSDGVNTVLAPITVLGAPTIAINPGGGGAGTSVAVTGTNWNPGSTVAIRGYQALAGPPPPNPTGDGPVSVTASAAGGISTTYTVNDPATAYVGASSGIGPGTLFAVAAWTASADACVAKAGAATTGSCALTYNLSQTITAGNLAMSRAGGSNLTLSGVTLDGTVHTSTGSLPVITVTDHRGSTFGWSLVGSLTDFTGTPGGTIPKANLSWTPTCTATAGATNAVTAAAGTAGQVDGATLCSAPADAAGTGGSFDASAALALTVPANQPAGAYSATLTITLS from the coding sequence ATGCGGAGAAAGTGGGCGGTCGTCACCAGCAGCATCGCTGTAGTCGCGACCCTGGGTCTGGTGCAAGCACCGGCGCAGGCGTACGGACCGACAGCGAATTCGCTGGGCTGCCGGCTCTACTTCGGCGACACGGGTACGGGCTCCTCGCCGACCACCTGGAACGACACGTTCGGCCTGACCCTGTCGCCGGTCACCCCGGCACCGGGGCAGACCGTCACGGTCACGCTCACCGCCGCCACCGGACCGGACAACGGGCCCGCCCCGCTGTCCGCCGGAGACGTCCCGGTGGTCGTCACGGTGGCTCTCGGCGGGTCCCAGTCGGGCACGGTCACGCTGAACCTGGCGCCGTACCCGGCCACGGCGAAGGACCCGTACACCAAGCTCGGCGCGATCACGGCGACGGGCACCTTCACCGCCGGTGCGGCGGGCGCGGCCACGGCCACGGTGACGCGGGTGAAGTTCGCCAACGCCACCGCGGCCACGTACTGCTCGAACGCCGGGGACCGCGACCACAAGGCGGCCCCGCAGGCGAGCACCATCGTGGAGTCCTTCACCGTGTTCGACGGCTCGGCCACCGTGACCGCGGTGTCCGGCCAGACCGTCACCACGCACGCGCGAGCGGGGAACGTCATCTCGTTCAGCGTGTCCGGGCTGGCGCCCGACGCCACGCTCACCGCGTCCCTCAAGGACGCCGCGGGCGCGGGCACGGGGGAGGGCACCGGAACGGGCTCCACCGCCGCAAACGGGTCCGGCACGGGCACCATCACCGTGCCGGCCGACGCCACCACCGGGGTCCGCAGTCTCGCGGTCTCCGACGGCGTCAACACCGTCCTCGCGCCGATCACCGTCCTGGGCGCGCCGACCATCGCCATCAACCCCGGCGGCGGCGGCGCGGGCACCTCGGTCGCGGTGACCGGCACCAACTGGAACCCGGGCAGCACCGTGGCCATCCGTGGCTACCAGGCGCTGGCCGGACCGCCGCCGCCGAACCCGACCGGGGACGGCCCGGTCAGCGTCACGGCCTCGGCCGCGGGCGGGATCAGCACCACCTACACCGTCAACGACCCCGCAACCGCCTACGTCGGCGCGTCGTCGGGGATCGGGCCCGGCACCCTGTTCGCCGTCGCGGCGTGGACGGCCTCGGCCGACGCCTGCGTCGCCAAGGCGGGCGCGGCCACCACCGGGTCCTGCGCGTTGACGTACAACCTGTCGCAGACGATCACCGCCGGGAACCTGGCGATGTCGCGTGCGGGAGGCAGCAACCTCACGCTGTCGGGGGTCACCCTCGACGGCACCGTCCACACCAGCACCGGCTCGCTGCCGGTCATCACGGTGACGGACCACCGCGGCAGCACCTTCGGCTGGAGCCTGGTCGGGTCGCTCACCGACTTCACCGGCACCCCCGGCGGCACCATCCCGAAGGCGAACCTGTCCTGGACCCCCACCTGCACCGCGACGGCCGGCGCCACCAACGCCGTCACCGCGGCCGCGGGCACGGCGGGCCAGGTGGACGGCGCCACGCTGTGCTCGGCCCCGGCCGACGCGGCGGGCACCGGCGGCAGCTTCGACGCCTCCGCGGCGCTCGCCCTGACCGTGCCGGCGAACCAGCCGGCCGGTGCCTACTCCGCGACGCTCACGATCACGCTGAGCTGA
- the aroH gene encoding chorismate mutase, with protein MPIRAVRGATQLEVDEREHLLERVAELVKAVLHANDLADEDFVSAIFTATPDIHSEFPAYAARLMGMADVPLICAQELDIKGAMPLVIRLMAHVETDLSRDEITHVYLHGAAALRRDLTHVYAKADDPS; from the coding sequence GTGCCGATCCGTGCCGTACGAGGTGCCACCCAGCTTGAGGTCGACGAGCGCGAGCATCTGCTGGAGCGGGTCGCCGAGCTCGTCAAGGCGGTCCTGCACGCCAACGACCTCGCCGACGAGGACTTCGTGAGTGCGATCTTCACCGCGACCCCGGACATCCACTCGGAGTTCCCGGCGTACGCGGCCCGCCTGATGGGGATGGCCGACGTGCCGCTGATCTGCGCCCAGGAGCTGGACATCAAGGGCGCCATGCCGCTGGTGATCCGCCTGATGGCGCACGTGGAGACCGACCTGTCCCGCGACGAGATCACCCACGTCTACCTGCACGGCGCGGCCGCGCTCCGGCGCGACCTCACCCACGTCTACGCCAAGGCCGACGACCCGAGCTGA
- a CDS encoding MFS transporter has protein sequence MAVDTVSEETREITAYEGRPPVRVRRGRAAPFGWWPALAIALVALVDRIEYNLLAGALPAIQREFGFDDGAAGAIATAGAIAAVLLLLPAGRLADTGRRTWTVSAVVAVWALLTVGTGLAGSYAVLFGVRVLLGAAGQLYNPPASSLLGDLYPGPSRARAYGLERAAYFAGLPIGVIAGGALAEAVGWRTGFFLIAVPGAIIAALMLTVREPVRGIGDRLSTWYAGTEAAASTSAAVPQTAPVQASITAQVRELWRISTLRSVVIGLSILFFGLGGLFFWMPSFYQREYGLDEAAAAAVGGGAGLVGILAGIGVGSWLGDRRHGRRAGWRVAFGGWSLLAGTAALAGAVSIGPFVPQVVCFGLANVGFAGAIANLTAANADVVPAARRGLGFAVLQGLITLGGALGPWLIGEASDATGSLRWAYAVVIAPLVIGSLVVLAAWRTYDADAAAALSEGSTADAAA, from the coding sequence ATGGCGGTCGATACCGTCAGCGAGGAGACCCGCGAGATCACCGCGTACGAGGGACGGCCGCCGGTGCGGGTGCGCCGCGGCCGGGCCGCGCCGTTCGGGTGGTGGCCCGCGCTGGCCATCGCGCTGGTCGCGCTCGTCGACCGGATCGAGTACAACCTGCTCGCCGGGGCGCTGCCCGCCATCCAGCGCGAGTTCGGCTTCGACGACGGCGCGGCCGGCGCGATCGCCACCGCGGGCGCCATCGCCGCCGTGCTTCTGCTGCTGCCCGCCGGGCGGCTGGCCGACACCGGGCGGCGCACCTGGACCGTCTCCGCCGTCGTCGCCGTCTGGGCGCTGCTCACCGTCGGCACCGGCCTGGCCGGGTCGTACGCCGTGCTGTTCGGGGTGCGGGTGCTGCTCGGTGCGGCCGGGCAGCTGTACAACCCGCCCGCGTCCAGCCTGCTCGGCGACCTCTACCCGGGCCCGAGCCGCGCCCGCGCGTACGGCCTGGAGCGCGCCGCGTACTTCGCCGGGCTGCCCATCGGCGTCATCGCGGGCGGCGCGCTGGCCGAGGCCGTGGGCTGGCGTACCGGCTTCTTCCTCATCGCTGTGCCCGGCGCGATCATCGCGGCGCTGATGCTGACTGTGCGCGAGCCGGTGCGCGGCATCGGCGACCGGCTCAGCACCTGGTACGCGGGCACGGAGGCGGCCGCCTCGACTTCTGCTGCCGTGCCCCAGACCGCGCCCGTGCAGGCGTCGATCACCGCGCAGGTGCGGGAGCTGTGGCGGATCAGCACGCTGCGCTCGGTCGTGATCGGGCTGAGCATCCTGTTCTTCGGGCTGGGCGGCCTGTTCTTCTGGATGCCGTCGTTCTACCAGCGGGAGTACGGCCTGGACGAGGCCGCCGCGGCGGCCGTCGGCGGGGGCGCGGGCCTGGTCGGCATCCTTGCGGGCATCGGCGTGGGCAGCTGGCTCGGCGACCGCCGGCACGGGAGGCGGGCCGGCTGGCGGGTGGCGTTCGGCGGCTGGTCGCTGCTGGCGGGCACGGCGGCGCTGGCCGGAGCGGTGTCGATCGGGCCGTTCGTGCCGCAGGTGGTGTGCTTCGGGCTGGCCAACGTCGGCTTCGCGGGCGCGATCGCCAACCTGACCGCGGCCAACGCCGACGTGGTGCCCGCCGCCCGGCGCGGACTCGGGTTCGCGGTGCTGCAGGGCCTGATCACCCTGGGCGGTGCGCTGGGTCCGTGGCTGATCGGCGAGGCGTCGGACGCGACGGGTTCGCTGCGCTGGGCGTACGCCGTCGTCATCGCGCCCCTGGTGATCGGCAGCCTGGTGGTGCTGGCCGCCTGGCGCACCTACGACGCCGACGCCGCGGCGGCCCTGAGCGAAGGCTCGACGGCCGACGCTGCTGCCTGA
- a CDS encoding MarR family winged helix-turn-helix transcriptional regulator, with translation METRGGPPRRTDALDQVRRALQTNTVENDVFVDAFARSHGLGRSDLNAIMWIAVTAEADRPLTAGELAGKLGLGAPATTSLIDRLEAAGHVERTRDPRDRRRVTLAMRPAALAMARGFFQPLGRRMAEAVADLSTEDLLIAAEVIRRMTGAVVAEREAARRDAADRP, from the coding sequence ATGGAGACGCGAGGGGGGCCTCCGCGCCGAACGGACGCGCTGGACCAGGTCAGGCGGGCGCTGCAGACCAACACGGTCGAGAACGACGTGTTCGTCGACGCCTTCGCGCGCTCCCACGGCCTCGGGCGCAGCGACCTCAACGCGATCATGTGGATCGCCGTCACCGCCGAGGCCGACCGCCCGCTGACCGCCGGAGAGCTGGCGGGCAAGCTCGGCCTGGGTGCCCCTGCCACCACCTCGCTCATCGACCGGCTGGAGGCGGCCGGGCACGTCGAGCGCACCCGCGACCCGCGCGACCGCCGCCGCGTCACCCTCGCCATGCGGCCGGCCGCGCTGGCGATGGCCCGCGGGTTCTTCCAGCCCCTCGGCCGGCGGATGGCCGAGGCGGTGGCGGATCTGTCCACCGAGGACCTGCTGATCGCGGCCGAGGTGATCCGCCGGATGACCGGCGCGGTCGTCGCCGAGCGTGAGGCCGCGCGCCGGGACGCCGCCGACCGGCCCTGA
- a CDS encoding MMPL family transporter, whose product MGERFASWITSRIGAAVVLLSTVALSALVFLGSPDQPAPGPVTGLPEGRQSTRVTELRDRFPGGRAESALVVFERAGAPLGEADRTAIEAAQRTAAAVTHVADVPPARFSDDGRAALLPVPFDAGLDAPTRNATVDELRAALRGTGSALPDGLTAQVTGGAAFGRDISAAFEGADVTLLAATAIVVALLLLVTYRSPFLWIVPLAVIGLGDQVTAKLLPWLGQLIGEPTDASIAGIVSVLVFGAGTDYALLLISRYREELRRTPDRRAALAAAVRAAGPAIVGSAGTVILALLTLLTAVLTSNRTLGLAAAAGVAVALVFGLVVLPAALAFLPRGAFWPLVPTVGSADSSATGIWARVAGIVGRRPRLVLAGAALVLIALSAGLLTTKIGLSQTEQFRTEVESVQAQEVLAAHFPAGSSQPLTVVANAAAADAVTATVRTTPGVAAVGKPEVSTDGALVQLTAQLDHESGTPDADRTVTALREGLAALDGAEALVGGQPAADLDQRDANARDNAVVAPLVLGVVLLVLIVLLRSIVAPLLLLLTVVVSFAASLGAASLVFAALDIPALASSVPLLSFLFLVALGVDYNIFLVSRAREEAALRGDTRAGMLRALSATGGVITSAGVLLAAVFTVLGVLPVIVLTQLGVIVGVGVLLDTLLVRTLVVPALAMLLSERFWWPSRPSGHGPVNAPREPVAALLRQTDQDPVKAVAGS is encoded by the coding sequence ATGGGTGAGCGTTTCGCCTCGTGGATCACGAGCCGGATCGGCGCGGCCGTCGTGCTGCTGTCGACCGTGGCCCTGTCCGCGCTGGTGTTCCTCGGCAGCCCGGACCAGCCCGCGCCCGGGCCCGTCACGGGCCTGCCCGAGGGCAGACAGTCCACCCGCGTCACCGAGCTGCGGGACCGTTTCCCCGGCGGGCGCGCCGAGTCGGCGCTGGTCGTCTTCGAACGCGCCGGTGCGCCGCTCGGCGAGGCCGACCGCACGGCCATCGAGGCCGCGCAGCGCACGGCGGCGGCGGTCACGCACGTCGCCGACGTGCCCCCGGCCCGGTTCAGCGACGACGGCCGCGCCGCCCTGCTGCCGGTGCCGTTCGACGCCGGGCTGGACGCCCCGACCCGCAACGCCACCGTCGACGAGCTGCGCGCCGCGCTGCGCGGCACCGGGTCCGCGCTGCCGGACGGGCTGACCGCGCAGGTCACCGGCGGCGCCGCGTTCGGCCGGGACATCTCGGCGGCGTTCGAGGGCGCCGACGTGACGCTGCTGGCCGCCACCGCGATCGTGGTGGCGCTGCTGCTGCTCGTCACGTACCGCAGCCCGTTCCTGTGGATCGTCCCGCTGGCCGTGATCGGCCTCGGCGACCAGGTCACCGCCAAGCTGCTGCCCTGGCTGGGCCAGCTGATCGGCGAGCCGACCGACGCGTCCATCGCGGGCATCGTCTCGGTGCTCGTGTTCGGCGCCGGCACCGACTACGCGCTGCTGCTCATCTCCCGCTACCGCGAGGAGCTGCGGCGTACGCCCGACCGCCGGGCCGCGCTGGCCGCAGCCGTACGCGCCGCCGGACCTGCCATCGTCGGCAGCGCTGGCACCGTGATCCTGGCGTTGCTCACGCTGCTGACGGCGGTGCTCACCAGCAACCGCACGCTGGGACTCGCGGCCGCGGCCGGCGTCGCCGTGGCGCTGGTGTTCGGCCTGGTCGTGCTCCCGGCCGCGCTGGCGTTCCTGCCGCGTGGTGCGTTCTGGCCGCTCGTGCCCACGGTCGGCAGCGCCGACAGCAGCGCCACCGGCATCTGGGCCCGGGTCGCCGGGATCGTCGGCCGCCGCCCCCGGCTGGTGCTCGCCGGTGCCGCGCTCGTGCTCATCGCGCTGTCGGCGGGCCTGCTCACCACGAAGATCGGCCTGTCGCAGACCGAGCAGTTCCGCACCGAGGTCGAATCCGTGCAGGCGCAGGAGGTCCTGGCGGCCCACTTCCCCGCCGGGTCGTCCCAGCCGCTGACCGTCGTCGCGAACGCCGCGGCGGCCGACGCGGTCACCGCGACGGTGCGCACCACCCCGGGCGTCGCGGCGGTCGGCAAGCCTGAGGTATCGACCGACGGCGCGCTCGTCCAGCTGACCGCGCAGCTCGACCACGAGTCCGGCACCCCGGACGCGGACCGCACCGTCACCGCGCTGCGCGAGGGCCTGGCCGCGCTGGACGGCGCCGAGGCGCTCGTGGGCGGGCAGCCCGCGGCCGACCTCGACCAGCGCGACGCCAACGCGCGCGACAACGCGGTGGTCGCGCCGCTGGTCCTGGGCGTCGTGCTGCTGGTGCTCATCGTGCTGCTGCGCTCGATCGTGGCGCCGCTGCTCCTGCTGCTCACGGTCGTGGTCAGCTTCGCGGCGAGCCTCGGCGCGGCGAGCCTGGTCTTCGCCGCGCTCGACATCCCGGCGCTCGCGTCCAGCGTGCCGCTGCTGTCGTTCCTGTTCCTGGTCGCGCTGGGCGTGGACTACAACATCTTCCTGGTCAGCCGGGCCCGCGAAGAGGCTGCTTTGCGCGGCGACACCCGCGCGGGGATGCTGCGTGCGCTTTCGGCCACCGGTGGTGTGATCACCTCGGCCGGGGTGCTGCTCGCAGCGGTGTTCACCGTGCTGGGCGTGCTGCCGGTGATCGTGCTGACCCAGCTGGGCGTCATCGTCGGCGTCGGCGTGCTGCTGGACACGCTACTGGTGCGCACTCTCGTGGTCCCCGCGCTGGCGATGCTGCTGAGCGAGCGCTTCTGGTGGCCGTCCCGGCCGTCCGGCCACGGTCCCGTGAACGCGCCGCGTGAGCCGGTCGCCGCCCTGCTGCGGCAGACCGACCAGGATCCGGTGAAGGCGGTTGCCGGCAGCTGA
- the cydB gene encoding cytochrome d ubiquinol oxidase subunit II, whose protein sequence is MELSTLWFLLIAGLFVGYFVLEGFDFGVGMLVPVLGRDDRERRVVINTIGPLWDGNEVWLITAGGAMFAAFPEWYATLFSGFYLPLLLILLALILRGVAFDYRGKRPEAAWRRRWDAAIVFGSAVPAFIWGVAFANIVRGVPLDAGHNFTGGLFDLLNPYALLGGLTTTALFLTHGAIFLALKTAGDIRTRANRLAERFGLVAAVLAVLFLGLTLAHRSTPAALVLSALAVLCLAGALVANRLPSRTDAEGRREGWAFAGTALAIALAVASLFAGLYPNVLPSTVDAAANSLTVANASSTPYTLKIMSWVAVVFAPIVVLYQGWTYWVFRKRIGTQHIPE, encoded by the coding sequence ATGGAACTGTCGACACTGTGGTTCCTGCTGATCGCAGGCCTGTTCGTCGGGTACTTCGTGCTGGAGGGGTTCGACTTCGGCGTGGGCATGCTGGTGCCGGTGCTGGGCCGGGACGACCGCGAGCGGCGCGTGGTCATCAACACCATCGGGCCGCTGTGGGACGGCAACGAGGTGTGGCTGATCACCGCGGGCGGGGCGATGTTCGCCGCGTTCCCGGAGTGGTACGCGACCCTGTTCTCCGGGTTCTACCTGCCCCTGCTGCTGATCCTGCTGGCGCTGATCCTGCGCGGCGTCGCGTTCGACTACCGGGGCAAGCGGCCGGAGGCGGCCTGGCGGCGGCGCTGGGACGCGGCGATCGTGTTCGGCTCGGCGGTGCCCGCGTTCATCTGGGGCGTGGCGTTCGCCAACATCGTGCGCGGGGTGCCGCTGGACGCCGGGCACAACTTCACCGGCGGACTGTTCGACCTGCTGAACCCGTACGCGCTGCTGGGCGGGCTGACCACGACGGCGCTGTTCCTCACCCACGGGGCGATCTTCCTGGCGCTGAAGACGGCTGGGGACATCCGGACCCGCGCCAACCGGCTCGCCGAGCGATTCGGGCTGGTCGCGGCCGTGCTGGCCGTGCTGTTCCTCGGGCTGACGCTGGCGCACCGGTCCACCCCGGCCGCGCTCGTGCTGTCCGCCCTGGCCGTGCTGTGCCTGGCCGGGGCGCTGGTGGCCAACCGGCTGCCGTCGCGCACCGACGCCGAGGGGCGCCGCGAGGGCTGGGCGTTCGCGGGCACCGCGCTGGCGATCGCGCTGGCGGTGGCGTCGCTGTTCGCGGGGCTCTACCCGAACGTGCTGCCGTCCACGGTGGACGCCGCTGCCAACAGCCTGACCGTGGCGAACGCGTCGTCGACGCCGTACACGCTGAAGATCATGTCCTGGGTGGCGGTGGTCTTCGCGCCGATCGTCGTGCTGTACCAGGGCTGGACCTACTGGGTCTTCCGCAAGCGCATCGGCACCCAGCACATCCCGGAGTGA
- a CDS encoding cytochrome ubiquinol oxidase subunit I: protein MDALELARWQFGITTVYHFLFVPLTVGLVWLVAAFQTAWVRTGDEKWLKLTKFFGKLFLINFAMGLVTGIVQEFQFGMNWSEYSRFVGDVFGAPLAMEALVAFFLESTFLGLWIFGWDRLPKKIHLACIWTVAVGTVLSAYFILAANSWMQNPVGYRIDPQTGRAELTDIVAVLTNKVALITVPHTIAGCFLVAGGLVAAVAVWHLVRRAGTDTAAFRSAAKIGAWTTLVAMGAMLLTGDIQGKIMTEVQPMKMAAAEALYESEQPAPFSVFTVGTLDGDRPVWSVEIPGLLSFLGTGSFDGRVEGINDLQHEYEQKYGPGEYKPNIPLTYWTFRLMIGLGAAAALLALWILWATRRGRTPTSRWLVRALPLLPLLPLVANSTGWIFTEMGRQPWVVFGEMKTAAANSPNVSVGYLVTSLAVFTLLYGVLAVIEVRLLLKYARAGLPDVSPPVEQEAESDEDRPLAFAY, encoded by the coding sequence ATGGATGCGCTGGAGCTGGCCCGCTGGCAGTTCGGCATCACCACCGTCTACCACTTCCTCTTCGTGCCGCTTACCGTCGGCCTGGTGTGGCTGGTCGCCGCATTCCAGACCGCGTGGGTGCGCACCGGCGACGAGAAGTGGCTCAAGCTGACGAAGTTCTTCGGCAAGCTGTTCCTCATCAACTTCGCGATGGGCCTGGTCACGGGCATCGTGCAGGAGTTCCAGTTCGGCATGAACTGGAGCGAGTACTCGCGCTTCGTCGGTGACGTGTTCGGCGCGCCGCTGGCTATGGAGGCGCTCGTCGCGTTCTTCCTGGAGTCCACGTTCCTCGGGCTCTGGATCTTCGGCTGGGACCGGCTGCCGAAGAAGATCCACCTCGCCTGCATCTGGACCGTCGCGGTCGGCACCGTGCTCAGCGCGTACTTCATCCTCGCCGCGAACTCGTGGATGCAGAACCCGGTCGGCTACCGCATCGACCCGCAGACGGGCCGGGCCGAGCTGACCGACATCGTGGCGGTGCTCACCAACAAGGTCGCGCTGATCACCGTGCCGCATACGATCGCCGGCTGCTTCCTGGTCGCGGGCGGCCTGGTCGCCGCCGTCGCCGTGTGGCACCTGGTCCGGCGCGCGGGCACCGACACCGCCGCGTTCCGCAGCGCGGCGAAGATCGGCGCGTGGACCACGCTGGTCGCGATGGGCGCGATGCTGCTCACCGGCGACATCCAGGGCAAGATCATGACCGAGGTGCAGCCGATGAAGATGGCCGCCGCCGAGGCCCTCTACGAGTCCGAGCAGCCCGCCCCGTTCTCCGTGTTCACCGTCGGCACGCTGGACGGCGACCGTCCGGTGTGGTCGGTGGAGATCCCCGGCCTGCTGTCGTTCCTCGGCACCGGCAGCTTCGACGGCCGTGTCGAGGGCATCAACGACCTGCAGCACGAGTACGAGCAGAAGTACGGTCCCGGCGAGTACAAGCCGAACATCCCGCTCACCTACTGGACGTTCCGGCTCATGATCGGCCTCGGTGCGGCCGCCGCGCTGCTCGCGCTGTGGATCCTCTGGGCCACCCGGCGCGGGCGTACCCCCACCTCGCGCTGGCTGGTGCGGGCGCTGCCGCTGCTGCCCCTGCTGCCGCTGGTGGCCAACTCCACCGGCTGGATCTTCACCGAGATGGGCCGCCAGCCGTGGGTCGTCTTCGGCGAGATGAAGACGGCCGCCGCCAACTCGCCCAACGTCAGCGTCGGCTACCTGGTCACCTCCCTGGCCGTGTTCACGCTGCTGTACGGCGTGCTCGCCGTGATCGAGGTGCGGCTGCTGCTCAAGTACGCCCGCGCGGGGCTGCCCGACGTCAGCCCGCCGGTGGAGCAGGAAGCCGAGTCCGACGAAGACCGCCCGCTGGCGTTCGCTTACTAG